From the Mycobacterium sp. DL592 genome, the window CAACGACGAGGAGTTCCAGCGCGGCGGCGACGTCGACGACATGCTGGCGGTTCTGATGGACTTCTTCAACTACTTCTCGGCGCTGACCGCCTCGCGCCGCGAAACCCCGACCGACGACCTGGCGTCCGCGATCGCCAACGCGAAGATCAACGGTGAGCCGCTGTCGGACATGGACACCCTGTCCTATTACGTCATCGTGGCCAGCGCCGGGCACGACACCACCAGCGCCGGCATCGCCGGCGGTATGCGGGCCCTGCTGGAGCACCCCGACCAGTTGGCCCGGCTGCAGAACGACATGTCACTGATGGGCACCGCGGTCGAGGAGATGATCCGCTGGGTGGTGCCGGTCAAGGAGTTCATGCGCACCGCTCAGGAGGACACCGAGGTGCGCGGGGTGAGGATCGCCAAGGGCGAAGCCGTGCACCTGACATATGTTTCGGCCAACCGCGACGAAGAGGTCTTCGTCAATCCCGACAAGTTCGACGTGGGCCGCGACCCCAACAAGCATCTGTCGTTCGGTTACGGTGTGCACTTCTGCCTCGGCGCCTCACTGGCCCGCATGGAGATGAACAGCTTCTTCACCGAACTCATCCCGCGGATCAAATCCATTGAGCTGGCCGGAAAACCGGAACTGATGGCCACCACCTTCGTCGGCGGCCTCAAGCACCTGCCGATTCGGGTCGAGCTGAAGTGACCTCGGGTGCCGCGGGCTTGCGGTGGACCGCCAGGAAGCCTTCCACCGCTTTGCGCGCGCAGGCGCGGTAGTCGAAGTCGGTCAGGGTACTGATCCGTCCGGCGACAAGCGGTCCGATCAGCAGCATGATGGCCTGTGCCCGGTCCACTTCGCCGAGTTCGGCCGCGGCCTCCGGACTGTCGAAGATCGCGTCGAACGGGGCGCCGTACTGCTGGGCGATCCGTTCCCGCAGGGTGCTGATCTCCGTGCTGTCCGTGTCGGCGGTGCCGGGAATCCGTTCCATGTCGGGGCCGAGCGCCAGCCAGTAGGTGGCGGTCAGCAGCACCGGAGTGTCGGCGATCAGCTCGGCTTGCGCCTGCACCAGGGCCACCAGCCGCTCCTGCAGCGAGCCGGTCTCCGGCGGCATCGGCGCGGGCGGGATCAGGCTGTTGAACGCCGCAGCCAAGAGATCGTTGCCGCTGGGGAAGTGGCGGTAGAGGGTCGCCCGGGCTACGTTGGCACCGCGGGTCACCGCATCCACCGTCACCGCGCTGGGCCCGCCGGTGCGCAGCAGAGCGGTCGCCGCATCGAGCAGCCGCGCGCGGGAGCGCGCCGGCCGCGGATCGCTGCGTTGGCCCGTCATGGCGCCCCTCCTTCCCCGGCTCGTGCTGCCCCGATCCAGCCTGACCAGGGTACCGATAGCCGGTGGCACCGCCTGCGATCAGCAGACGAACTCCGCGGCTCGGTGGCCGATCATCGCGATGGTGGCATGCGGACCGCGGCTGGTGATCCTCGGCAGGATGGATCCGTCGACCACCCACAGCCCGTCGAGACCACGGACCCGGCAGCGCGGGTCGACGACGGCGTACTCGTCGTCGTCGAGGCCCATCGGCGCCGTGCCGCACAGGTGCTGCGACGTCGACCACATCGGTTCGCCGAGGGTGGTTGTGGTGCGGGCGATCTCGGCTGCCAGCTGGTGTCCGCGCCGCAGTTCGTCGACATCGCGCGGTTCACTGTCGTAGCGGTGCTCGATGAGCGGGGCCTGCGCGGGGTCAGCGGAGAGCAGCGTCACGCGCCCGTGCGAGTGCGGCCGCATCAGTGCCACCCCGAGATGCGGCCAGTCGGGCGTTCCCGCGCTGCCGTCACCCACCATCGAGATGAAACCCCCTGTGTAGGGCCGGATCTCGACGTCGCCGTCGATGAGCAACACCTCGAGAACCGGGCGCCCCGGCGCGACCGCCCAGGTGGTCGGGATCACCCACTCGGGGTGATCCCAGGTGCGCAGGCCGACCGGAAGGTCGGCGACGACGGGGACCCCGGCGCCGCGTAGCGCCGCCGCGGGTCCGATCCCCGAGACCATGAGCAGGTGCGCCGACTCGATGGCCCCGGCCGACAACACGACCCGGTCGGCCGACAGGTCGATCGGCCCGTCCGGCCCGATCGCCTCGACTCCGGTCACCCGTGTTCCGCTCAGGCGCAGACGCAGCACCCGGTGCCGAGCCAGCACCGTCAGGTTGGACCTGCCGAGGGCCGGCTCGAGGAACGCCGCGCCGGGGCCGGTGCGGACGCCGTCGACGATGTTCAGCGGAACGGCCCCGATTCCGGGCGGGGTGTTGGCACCCACCGGTTCGGCGTTGAGGTCGGGCAGCCATCGATACCCGGCAGAGCGGACCGCGTCCACGAATACCGCTGTGCTGCCGATGAAGTCGTGGGTGCGCCGGATCGCGATCGGACCGCCGTCACGGTCCTGCGGGAGGTCGAGGTCGGTCTCGATGGCCCGGTAGTGGCTGCTCACCTCCGCCCACGACCAGCCCGGTATCGCGGGGCCGTCGAAGTCGTCGGGCAGGGCCCGGCAGAAGTAGCCGCCGTTGACCGCACCGGAGCCGCCGACCGTGGCACCCCGCACGATGTCGGCCATCCGGACCGGGGTCTCGGTGAGCGTCGTCCGGTAGCGGCGAGCCACGGTGCTGGCGGCGCCGATCGGCAGTTGCAGCCCGTTGGCTGTCAGCGCCCGGACACCGGGTTCGGCCTGGCCGAGGCCGGCCTCGACCACCGTGACGTGGCAGGACGGATCGGCCGAGAGCCGTTCGGCCAGAACGGATCCAGCGCTGCCGGCGCCGACGATGAGAACGTCACGGTGGGTGATGTCGATGACCTCGGCCCGCGGGTCAGGTCTTGATCTGGGGCCGCAGCGGCCGCAGTGTCCGCTCGCGGACGACGCCGGTCCACAGTCCCGCCCCGTAGGCGAGGTCGTCGAGGCGCTTGAGCAGCACGTAGGCCAGCAGCCCCACAGGCTTGCCCTCGCCGTCGCCGCCGCGGTTGCGGGCAAACCAGTCCAGCACCCCGTCGAGAACCGCAGCCACCAGAACCGCCTGCCGGCAACGTTGGGAGCACAGCGCGGCGACCAGCGCCAGCGGCCAATAGTGCCGGCAGGTCGCGGCGGCGAGCTGGCGGGCCGCCGCACCGATCCCCCGCAGGGTCAGGATCACGACATCGCGCGGGCCGGCGTCGGTGTTCTGCATGGTCTTGGCCATCCGCCGGGTGGTGAATCCGGCGAACGCCAGCGACGCCAGGTAGCCCGACGAGGAGCCCAGGGCCATCAGCAGCCAGACCAGCAG encodes:
- a CDS encoding cytochrome P450 — protein: MTTRIMDPAARVLADPQAYTDEKRLHEALAHLRAHAPVSWVDVEGYRPFWAITKHSDIMDIERQNDLFTNYPRPLLAITEADEKLLRDLEAGTGLRTLIHMDDPHHRDVRKVGADWFRPSVLKSLKARCDELAKIWVDKMAEKGPELDFMTEIAVNYPLYIILTMLGLPDSDFPRMLKLTQEMFGGNDEEFQRGGDVDDMLAVLMDFFNYFSALTASRRETPTDDLASAIANAKINGEPLSDMDTLSYYVIVASAGHDTTSAGIAGGMRALLEHPDQLARLQNDMSLMGTAVEEMIRWVVPVKEFMRTAQEDTEVRGVRIAKGEAVHLTYVSANRDEEVFVNPDKFDVGRDPNKHLSFGYGVHFCLGASLARMEMNSFFTELIPRIKSIELAGKPELMATTFVGGLKHLPIRVELK
- the mftG gene encoding mycofactocin system GMC family oxidoreductase MftG, with the translated sequence MDITHRDVLIVGAGSAGSVLAERLSADPSCHVTVVEAGLGQAEPGVRALTANGLQLPIGAASTVARRYRTTLTETPVRMADIVRGATVGGSGAVNGGYFCRALPDDFDGPAIPGWSWAEVSSHYRAIETDLDLPQDRDGGPIAIRRTHDFIGSTAVFVDAVRSAGYRWLPDLNAEPVGANTPPGIGAVPLNIVDGVRTGPGAAFLEPALGRSNLTVLARHRVLRLRLSGTRVTGVEAIGPDGPIDLSADRVVLSAGAIESAHLLMVSGIGPAAALRGAGVPVVADLPVGLRTWDHPEWVIPTTWAVAPGRPVLEVLLIDGDVEIRPYTGGFISMVGDGSAGTPDWPHLGVALMRPHSHGRVTLLSADPAQAPLIEHRYDSEPRDVDELRRGHQLAAEIARTTTTLGEPMWSTSQHLCGTAPMGLDDDEYAVVDPRCRVRGLDGLWVVDGSILPRITSRGPHATIAMIGHRAAEFVC
- a CDS encoding TetR/AcrR family transcriptional regulator — its product is MTGQRSDPRPARSRARLLDAATALLRTGGPSAVTVDAVTRGANVARATLYRHFPSGNDLLAAAFNSLIPPAPMPPETGSLQERLVALVQAQAELIADTPVLLTATYWLALGPDMERIPGTADTDSTEISTLRERIAQQYGAPFDAIFDSPEAAAELGEVDRAQAIMLLIGPLVAGRISTLTDFDYRACARKAVEGFLAVHRKPAAPEVTSARPESAGA